In Vespula pensylvanica isolate Volc-1 chromosome 16, ASM1446617v1, whole genome shotgun sequence, the following proteins share a genomic window:
- the LOC122634871 gene encoding COP9 signalosome complex subunit 7 isoform X1, translating to MTGGTSTEKSTSNPLEQFVLLAKTAKGAAALELIRQAVETPGVHVFGELLDMPNIKELESGPYVQYWNTLNLFAYGTYKQYLENKDKVLELTPTQKKKLQHLTIVTLATKSKCIPYSVLLEELDIKNVRDLEDLIIEAIYADIIHGKLDQKNSQLEVDYAGLGRDVRPGDAGVVAETLSAWGEACDAVLACIEEQVTRANVEKQKATYHKERIQRDIANIKKSLAAQAGGGGVQEADVAGGSSSAGGSESGREALPVLPDLKKKQQKMKCLRGSGSTDTFLGSTAAFSGSTTPFSGSSTSRTEVDRPSVKKLG from the exons ATGACTGGTGGTACATCCACCGAAAAGTCAACAAGTAATCCTCTGGAACAATTTGTGCTGCTTGCAAAAACAGCTAAAGGTGCAGCAGCTTTGGAATTAATACGTCAAGCTGTAGAAACACCGGGAGTTCATGTCTTCGGTGAATTACTGGATATGCCAAATATAAAGGAATTGGAAAGTGGTCCATATGTTCAATATTGGaatacattaaatttatttgcatATGGTACATACAAACAATATTTAGAGAATAAGGATAAGGTACTAGAATTGACTCCAAcgcaaaaaaagaagcttcAGCATCTTACAATTGTGACTCTTGCAACCAAGTCTAAATGTATACCTTATTCTGTCTTACTCGAAGaacttgatataaaaaatgtcaGAGATCTAGAGGATTTAATAATAGAAGCTATATATGCAGACATAATACATGGTAAATTAGATCAAAAGAATTCTCAATTGGAAGTGGACTATGCTGGTTTAGGACGCGATGTTAGACCTGGTGATGCAGGAGTAGTAGCAGAAACTTTATCTGCTTGGGGAGAAGCTTGTGATGCTGTTTTAGCATGTATTGAAGAACAAGTAACACGTGCAAatgtagaaaaacaaaaagctaCTTATcacaaagaaagaatacaaCGAGAT attGCCAATATAAAGAAGTCACTTGCTGCTCaagctggtggtggtggagtgCAAGAAGCTGATGTAGCAGGAGGTAGTTCTAGTGCAGGTGGCAGTGAATCTGGTAGAGAAGCCTTACCAGTGCTACcagatttaaagaaaaagcaacAGAAGATGAAATGTCTCAGAGGCAGTG GATCTACAGACACATTTTTAGGATCTACTGCGGCATTTTCAGGATCTACAACGCCATTTTCAGGATCTTCTACGTCGCGAACTGAGGTCGATCGGCCGTCGGTGAAGAAATTGGGGTGA
- the LOC122634871 gene encoding COP9 signalosome complex subunit 7 isoform X2 — translation MTGGTSTEKSTSNPLEQFVLLAKTAKGAAALELIRQAVETPGVHVFGELLDMPNIKELESGPYVQYWNTLNLFAYGTYKQYLENKDKVLELTPTQKKKLQHLTIVTLATKSKCIPYSVLLEELDIKNVRDLEDLIIEAIYADIIHGKLDQKNSQLEVDYAGLGRDVRPGDAGVVAETLSAWGEACDAVLACIEEQVTRANVEKQKATYHKERIQRDIANIKKSLAAQAGGGGVQEADVAGGSSSAGGSESGREALPVLPDLKKKQQKMKCLRGSDMQSSP, via the exons ATGACTGGTGGTACATCCACCGAAAAGTCAACAAGTAATCCTCTGGAACAATTTGTGCTGCTTGCAAAAACAGCTAAAGGTGCAGCAGCTTTGGAATTAATACGTCAAGCTGTAGAAACACCGGGAGTTCATGTCTTCGGTGAATTACTGGATATGCCAAATATAAAGGAATTGGAAAGTGGTCCATATGTTCAATATTGGaatacattaaatttatttgcatATGGTACATACAAACAATATTTAGAGAATAAGGATAAGGTACTAGAATTGACTCCAAcgcaaaaaaagaagcttcAGCATCTTACAATTGTGACTCTTGCAACCAAGTCTAAATGTATACCTTATTCTGTCTTACTCGAAGaacttgatataaaaaatgtcaGAGATCTAGAGGATTTAATAATAGAAGCTATATATGCAGACATAATACATGGTAAATTAGATCAAAAGAATTCTCAATTGGAAGTGGACTATGCTGGTTTAGGACGCGATGTTAGACCTGGTGATGCAGGAGTAGTAGCAGAAACTTTATCTGCTTGGGGAGAAGCTTGTGATGCTGTTTTAGCATGTATTGAAGAACAAGTAACACGTGCAAatgtagaaaaacaaaaagctaCTTATcacaaagaaagaatacaaCGAGAT attGCCAATATAAAGAAGTCACTTGCTGCTCaagctggtggtggtggagtgCAAGAAGCTGATGTAGCAGGAGGTAGTTCTAGTGCAGGTGGCAGTGAATCTGGTAGAGAAGCCTTACCAGTGCTACcagatttaaagaaaaagcaacAGAAGATGAAATGTCTCAGAGGCAGTG ACATGCAATCGTCACCGTAG